The following proteins are co-located in the Plasmodium brasilianum strain Bolivian I chromosome 11, whole genome shotgun sequence genome:
- a CDS encoding hypothetical protein (Plasmodium exported protein), with protein MDCNNITIAYIGKILSDHVKSPNSRNVFQSDIELRHRRIVAEQSSSLRPWERDFQIVKDINDKKLKRHNSPYLKEYNDLNMINQISANSSTKWKAVLKEMREHYDECTRNMDDKWKNYIWYNIWAKLYLQKAHDAINKTLADLNNSYVYKEKAINTWFQNTKEDMDLFISHIKSCLKNKHNNDEKKKINLDNIKIPTLRKCTHENVKATVFHK; from the exons ATGGACTGTAATAACATCACTATTGCCTACATTGGGAAAATCCTGTC GGACCATGTAAAAAGCCCAAACAGTAGAAACGTATTTCAAAGTGATATAGAATTAAGACATAGAAGAATAGTGGCTGAACAAAGTAGTTCTCTTAGACCTTGGGAAAGGGATTTCCAAATAGTAAAAGATATAAACGACAAAAAACTTAAAAGGCATAATTCACCATACTTGAAGGAATACAATGATTTAAACATGATAAATCAAATAAGTGCAAACTCTTCTACAAAATGGAAAGCtgtattaaaagaaatgagAGAACATTATGATGAATGTACGCGTAATATGGACGacaaatggaaaaattatatttggtATAATATATGGGCAAAActttatttacaaaaagcACATGATgctataaataaaacattagcagatttaaataattcttatgtatataaggaAAAAGCTATTAATACTTGGTTCCAGAATACTAAAGAAGACATGGATCTTTTTATATCGCACATTAAGAGTTGCTTAAAGAATAAgcataataatgatgaaaaaaaaaaaataaatctggATAATATTAAAATCCCAACATTACGAAA GTGCACCCATGAAAATGTTAAGGCTACCGTTTTTCATAAGTAG
- a CDS encoding hypothetical protein (Plasmodium exported protein), which produces MFLFFNIFLFIVLDCTFQFSIKCSIFLKSWSYEYNYGNVLILRNNRLLTHTQEEFIELKYENLKKKKSESTEDLNKVQQALIRFVTNYILRNILKNGELKGNISHQLGDLNIILDAVKRYITVYLKEDTLKNEKLKESLLDFIGTPNEVQMALINDVTGYMIENKIINVVLKENMPDEIVNTEELKEGIVKNEEVYVKKDETENAENTVSTIGISTKIIWKILEFRKKNKIFRIVNDVIEGLIPFIILFYVFYLEKSGSIGTSHPIIYVILSYCFLIPIYCLMKKYIYKRIKNKVEMVTKKKMEND; this is translated from the exons atgtttctcttctttaatatttttttatttattgtgtTAGATTGTACCTTTCAATTTTCTATTAAG tgctctatatttttaaaatcatgGAGTTACGAGTACAACTATGGGAATGTGctaattttaagaaataacaGATTATTAACGCATACACAAGAGGAATTtatagaattaaaatatgaaaatttaaaaaaaaaaaaatcagaaaGTACAGAAGATTTAAATAAAGTACAACAAGCGCTAATAAGATTtgtaacaaattatatattaagaaatatattaaaaaatggtgaattaaaaggaaatatatcTCATCAATTGGGGGACCTGAATATAATACTGGATGCagtaaaaagatatataactgtatatttaaaagaagatacattgaaaaatgaaaagttaaAAGAAAGTTTATTAGATTTTATTGGAACCCCAAATGAGGTACAGATGGCTCTGATAAATGATGTCACAGGTTATAtgatagaaaataaaataataaatgttgttttaaaagaaaatatgccAGATGAAATAGTAAATACAGAAGAATTGAAGGAAGgaattgtaaaaaatgaagaagtatatgtaaaaaaagatgaaacaGAAAATGCAGAAAATACAGTAAGTACAATAGGAATAtcaacaaaaattatttggaaaatattagagttcaggaaaaaaaataaaatatttagaatCGTTAATGATGTAATAGAGGGATTAAtaccttttattattttattttatgtattttatttggAAAAATCTGGTTCAATAGGAACTTCGCAtcctattatatatgttatattatctTACTGTTTCCTAATACCAATCTATTgtttaatgaaaaagtatatatataaacgtataaaaaataaagtagaaatggttacaaaaaaaaaaatggagaatGACTGA